A single Argentina anserina chromosome 7, drPotAnse1.1, whole genome shotgun sequence DNA region contains:
- the LOC126803958 gene encoding 3-methyl-2-oxobutanoate hydroxymethyltransferase 2, mitochondrial-like, translating into MATMAAVSRAAFLSRSARTIIRCMSNVPENTVYGGPKSQSPEQRVTVTQIKNKHKKGEPITMVTAYDYPSAVHLDLAGIDIALVGDSAAMVVHGYDTTLPITLDEMLVHCRAVARGAKRPLLVGDLPFGFYESSSIQAIDSAVRLLKEGAMDAIKLEGGSPSRITAAKSIVEAGIAVMGHVGLTPQAISVLGGFRPQGRNVASAVKVVETALALQEAGCFAVVLECVPPLVAAAATSALQIPTIGIGAGPFCSGQVLVYHDLLGMMQHPHHAKVTPKFCKQFAQVGDVINKALVNYKEEVTSGTFPGAAHSPYKINSVEVDGFLSELQKLGLDKAASAAAEAAEKINTNKSK; encoded by the exons ATGGCAACCATGGCCGCCGTCTCACGCGCCGCTTTCCTCTCCCGTAGTGCCCGAACCATTATCCGCTGCATGAGCAACGTCCCGGAAAACACCGTCTACGGCGGCCCCAAGTCCCAGAGCCCGGAGCAGAGAGTCACCGTCACCCAAATCAAGAATAAGCACAAGAAGGGCGAGCCCATCACCATGGTCACCGCCTACGACTACCCGTCGGCGGTGCACCTCGACTTGGCTGGAATTGACATTGCCTTGGTCGGCGACTCGGCTGCCATGGTTGTTCATGGATATGATACCACTCTACCAATAACGCTTGATGAGATGCTTGTACACTGCCGTGCGGTGGCGCGTGGGGCCAAGCGCCCGCTTTTGGTCGGGGACTTGCCTTTTGGGTTCTACGAGTCTAGCTCCATTCAG GCTATCGATTCGGCGGTGAGGCTATTGAAGGAGGGAGCAATGGATGCAATAAAGTTGGAAGGAGGTTCACCTTCGAGGATCACTGCGGCAAAATCTATTGTGGAGGCTGGAATTGCTGTGATGGGGCATGTGGGACTTACTCCGCAGGCCATTAGCGTTCTCGGGGGGTTTAGGCCTCAAGGAAGGAATGTTGCTAGTGCCGTAAAG GTTGTGGAGACAGCATTGGCTTTGCAAGAAGCTGGGTGCTTTGCTGTTGTGTTGGAATGTGTACCGCCGCTAGTGGCAGCTGCAGCAACATCTGCTCTTCAGATTCCTACAATTGGCATTGGAGCAGGGCCTTTTTGCAGTGGACAG GTGCTAGTTTACCATGATCTTCTTGGGATGATGCAGCACCCACATCATGCAAAG GTTACCCCTAAATTCTGTAAGCAGTTCGCACAGGTTGGAGATGTCATCAACAAAGCTCTAGTGAACTACAAGGAAGAAGTGACTAGTGGGACGTTCCCAGGTGCTGCCCACAGCCCCTACAAAATTAACTCTGTTGAAGTTGATGGCTTTTTAAGTGAGTTACAAAAATTGGGCTTGGACAAGGCAGCATCTGCTGCAGCTGAAGCAGCTGAGAAGATAAATACAAACAAATCAAAGTAA
- the LOC126803937 gene encoding uncharacterized protein LOC126803937, translating into MLATHAQPALINSLLLLRIPFLSLPSLPLIRVTNLRCFNSRLTSARRFTAMSLPTSTAADSPRDHAAGDWFSVPELRLRDHRFLVPLDYSAGPNASPKISVFAREVVSVGKEEQPLPYLLFLQGGPGFESPRPTEASGWVHKACEEYRVILLDQRGTGLSTPLTPSSMLQLKSDVKLADYLQHFRANNIVNDAEFIRVRLVPDEGRWTILGQSYGGFCAVTYLSFAPEGLKQVLLTGGIPPIGNGCTADIVYRACFEQIIHQNNKYYKRYPQDTEIVREVVKFLSESEGGGVPLPSGGILTPKGLQTLGLSGLGSSTGFERLHYMFERVWDPVLVPGAPKQISYYFLDAFEKWSSFDTNPLYALMHESIYCQGAPSQWSAHKVRAEDEGNFDAVRAAREGRPVYFTGEMIFPWMFDEIHALRKFKGAANLLAEKKDWPPLYDITVLNKNKVPVAAAVYYEDMYVNFKLVMDTASQIAGIRLWITNEYMHSGLRDSGTQVFDHLMGMLDGKRPLF; encoded by the exons ATGTTGGCAACTCACGCGCAACCCGCTTTGATAAACtcgctcctcctcctccgcattccctttctctctcttccctcacTCCCACTCATTCGCGTCACCAATCTCCGCTGCTTCAACTCTCGGCTTACCTCGGCGCGTAGATTCACTGCCATGTCTCTTCCTACCTCCACCGCCGCCGACTCGCCGAGAGACCACGCCGCCGGGGACTGGTTTTCCGTCCCGGAGCTCCGCCTCCGCGACCACCGCTTCTTGGTGCCTCTCGACTACTCCGCCGGTCCCAACGCTTCGCCTAAGATTTCAGTCTTCGCTCGCGAAGTTGTTTCAG TTGGCAAAGAAGAGCAACCACTACCATACCTATTATTTCTTCAAGGAGGACCTGGATTTGAAAGCCCGCGACCAACTGAAGCCAGTGGTTGGGTGCATAAAGCCTGTGAAGAATATCGTGTCATATTACTGGATCAG CGAGGAACAGGTTTATCTACTCCTTTGACACCTTCATCAATGTTGCAACTGAAGTCTGATGTGAAGTTGGCTGATTACTTACAGCATTTTCGAGCCAATAATATAGTAAATGATGCTGAATTTATTCGAGTACGTTTAGTTCCTGATGAAGGACGCTGGACAATTTTGGGTCAG AGCTATGGTGGTTTTTGTGCAGTAACCTATTTGAGTTTTGCACCGGAAGGACTAAAACAAGTCCTTTTGACTGGAGGTATCCCTCCAATAGGAAATGGATGCACTGCAGATATTGTGTACAGAGCATGCTTTGAACAgattatacatcaaaataACAAGTACTACAAAAGGTATCCTCAAGATACTGAGATTGTTCGTGAAGTTGTTAAGTTTTTATCAGAATCtgagggaggcggg GTGCCTCTTCCATCTGGGGGCATACTAACCCCAAAGGGATTGCAAACACTTGGTCTTTCTGGCTTAGGATCCAGTACTGGTTTTGAGCGCTTACACTACAT GTTTGAGAGGGTCTGGGATCCTGTATTAGTTCCAGGAGCACCTAAGCAAATCAGTTATTACTTCTTGGATGCT TTCGAGAAATGGTCATCTTTTGATACAAATCCACTTTATGCTCTAATGCACGAGTCCATATATTGTCAG GGTGCCCCATCACAATGGTCTGCTCACAAAGTAAGGGCTGAAGATGAGGGCAATTTTGATGCAGTCCGAGCTGCAAGAGAAGGTCGTCCTGTATATTTTACAGGGGAG ATGATCTTCCCATGGATGTTTGATGAGATTCATGCTCTAAGAAAATTCAAAGGTGCTGCTAATTTGCTGGCTGAGAAAAAAGATTGGCCTCCATTATACGACATCACTGTACTAAATAAGAACAAG GTGCCTGTTGCAGCTGCTGTTTATTATGAAGATATGTATGTTAACTTCAAGCTAGTCATGGATACAGCTTCACAGATAGCAGGGATCCGGTTGTGGATAACTAACGAATATATGCATTCAGGTCTGCGAGATTCAGGGACTCAAGTTTTTGATCATTTGATGGGAATGTTAGATGGAAAAAGGCCTTTGTTTTGA
- the LOC126803647 gene encoding mitogen-activated protein kinase kinase kinase 20-like — protein sequence MKRKAEVSFGSGCKWIRGKKIGEGGFGSVFLHFQSYLNIGEDDMPEAMAVKSAKIKDAGSIRHELEVFRELNNKGGLCPFIIDHFDEEVTLSDDGEEVYNLALEVAWGSLARLLKIVRTGLPESNVRRYAGDILRGVKHMHNNGYVHCDLKPDNILLVEKDEGFPFVAKVGDLGLAKKNEVRGSWRGTPIYLSPETVANNVQEHTSDIWAFGLIVLEMLTGERPRIHFYDDESDTLYKVDGIKPKIPDSISSLAREFLEFCLAEETWERWSA from the coding sequence ATGAAGAGGAAGGCAGAAGTGAGTTTTGGTTCGGGTTGCAAGTGGATCAGAGGAAAGAAGATTGGAGAAGGAGGGTTTGGCTCCGTGTTTTTGCATTTTCAAAGCTACCTTAATATCGGAGAAGATGACATGCCCGAGGCGATGGCCGTGAAATCGGCAAAGATCAAGGATGCCGGTTCTATTCGACACGAGTTGGAGGTCTTTAGGGAGTTGAATAACAAGGGTGGGTTATGTCCCTTCATCATTGATCACTTCGATGAAGAGGTGACGTTGAGTGACGACGGGGAAGAAGTCTATAACCTAGCCTTGGAAGTCGCTTGGGGAAGCCTTGCCAGGTTGTTAAAGATTGTCCGTACTGGGTTACCAGAATCCAATGTGAGGAGGTACGCCGGCGACATTCTTAGAGGGGTCAAACACATGCACAACAATGGGTATGTTCACTGTGATCTGAAACCCGATAATATCTTGCTTGTGGAAAAAGACGAGGGCTTTCCCTTTGTGGCCAAAGTCGGCGACTTGGGGTTGGCCAAGAAGAATGAGGTTCGAGGATCGTGGAGAGGCACGCCCATCTATTTGTCACCGGAGACTGTCGCAAACAATGTGCAGGAACATACCAGTGATATATGGGCATTTGGGTTAATTGTTCTTGAAATGCTTACCGGCGAGCGCCCCCGGATTCATTTCTATGATGATGAGAGTGATACACTCTACAAAGTTGATGGAATCAAGCCTAAAATACCTGATTCAATCTCAAGTCTTGCTAGGGAGTTTCTGGAGTTTTGCCTAGCCGAGGAAACTTGGGAAAGGTGGTCAGCCTAG
- the LOC126803975 gene encoding probable WRKY transcription factor 56 gives MEGGQEHMNPPPTSSSTSLLSLPLILPPQNPSYQLFTPSGLNPPPLPLLQPHGHQVLNPLDIDWISLLSGQAGHHGLLSNDQINNYRAVPGRVHLTTASGSAGENAIEGDDDREQRGKKRKGGGYKMRKATRPRFAFQTRSADDILDDGYRWRKYGQKAVKNSVYPRSYYRCTHHTCNVKKQIQRLSKDTSIVVTTYEGTHNHPCEKLMETLTPLLRQMQFLSRF, from the exons ATGGAAGGAGGTCAAGAACATATGAATCCACCTCCAACCTCATCATCGACATCACTGCTATCTTTACCATTAATCTTGCCGCCGCAAAACCCTTCCTACCAGCTCTTCACACCATCAGGATTGaaccctcctcctcttcctcttctacAGCCTCATGGTCATCAAGTCCTAAACCCTCTGGACATTGACTGGATTAGTCTTCTCTCTGGTCAAGCAGGTCATCATGGGCTACTCAGTAATGATCAGATTAATAACTACAGGGCTGTGCCGGGTAGGGTGCATCTTACTACTGCCTCTGGCTCCGCAGGTGAGAATGCTATCGAGGGTGATGATGATCGGGAACAAAGGGGTAAAAAGAGGAAAGGTGGTGGTTATAAGATGAGGAAAGCTACTCGGCCTAGGTTTGCATTTCAGACTCGGAGTGCTGATGATATTCTTGACGACGGCTACCGTTGGAGAAAATATGGACAAAAAGCTGTTAAGAACAGCGTATATCCCAG GAGTTACTATCGCTGCACGCATCACACATGTAATGTGAAAAAGCAGATTCAGAGGCTATCAAAAGACACGAGCATCGTGGTGACGACATATGAAGGAACTCACAATCATCCCTGCGAAAAACTgatggaaaccctaactcctCTTTTGAGACAAATGCAATTCCTCTCTAGGTTCTAG
- the LOC126803648 gene encoding desiccation protectant protein Lea14 homolog yields the protein MSKPTEESKKEIMVEAEGKRDRSLMSMFKSTEEVKEEVKEEAKETKTEASLLDKAKNYVAEKIANVPTPEASLVDVDFMKVSFDSADYLAKVNVTNPYSHSIPICEIDYTLKSIGSVIASGRIPDPGSLKASGDTLVDVPVKVPHSIIVTLVKDIATDWDIDYELELGLIIDLPVIGNITIPLSSKGQIKLPTLKELVFGANEEKKDPKEREKDRKEKDKDSD from the exons ATGTCTAAGCCGACGGAGGAGTCGAAGAAGGAGATTATGGTGGAGGCGGAGGGTAAGAGGGATAGGTCATTGATGAGCATGTTTAAGTCGACGGAGGAGGTGAAGGAAGAGGTTAAGGAGGAGGCCAAGGAGACTAAGACGGAGGCGTCGTTGCTAGACAAGGCGAAGAACTATGTTGCAGAGAAGATAGCGAATGTGCCAACGCCAGAGGCAAGTCTGGTCGATGTTGATTTCATGAAGGTGAGCTTTGATTCTGCAGATTACCTTGCCAAGGTTAACGTCACAAATCCCTATTCGCATTCCATCCCCATCTGCGAGATCGATTACACCCTCAAAAGCATTGGCAG TGTGATTGCTTCGGGGAGAATTCCAGACCCTGGATCGTTAAAGGCAAGCGGCGATACTCTGGTCGATGTGCCGGTGAAGGTGCCACACAGTATTATAGTTACTTTGGTCAAGGATATTGCTACAGACTGGGACATTGATTATGAGTTGGAACTGGGTCTCATCATTGACCTTCCCGTAATTGGGAACATTACCATACCACTATCCAGTAAAGGTCAGATCAAGCTTCCCACTTTAAAGGAGTTAGTATTTGGAGCAaatgaggagaagaaggatccaaaagagagagagaaagatcggaaagaaaaagataagGATTCAGATTAA
- the LOC126803984 gene encoding desiccation protectant protein Lea14 homolog: MAQLFGKASNFVTEKLGKVEKPEADLTDVDFRKASFDAAEYVGKVHVKNPYDHSIPICEITYKLRCAGREIASGTVPDPGSIKGNDVTLLEVPVKVPHSVLATLVKDVGADWDIDYELILGLTIDLPVIGNFTMPLSKKGEIKLPSLNSFFG; the protein is encoded by the exons ATGGCTCAGTTATTTGGCAAGGCCTCGAACTTTGTGACTGAGAAACTGGGCAAAGTGGAGAAGCCAGAGGCAGATCTCACAGATGTTGACTTCAGGAAGGCGAGCTTCGATGCTGCGGAGTACGTCGGCAAGGTCCATGTTAAAAACCCTTATGATCACTCCATCCCTATTTGCGAGATCACCTACAAGCTCAGATGTGCTGGCAG GGAGATTGCATCTGGGACAGTTCCGGACCCCGGATCAATTAAGGGAAACGATGTTACTCTTCTGGAGGTGCCAGTGAAGGTGCCACATAGTGTGTTGGCGACCTTGGTGAAGGATGTTGGGGCAGATTGGGATATTGATTATGAGTTGATATTGGGTCTCACCATTGACCTTCCTGTGATTGGGAATTTCACCATGCCTCTGTCCAAGAAGGGAGAGATCAAGCTTCCCAGCCTCAACAGCTTCTTTGGTTGA
- the LOC126803981 gene encoding desiccation protectant protein Lea14 homolog has product MSLCSLSTVKLLRSLYLKVWEFLGIAKNYIVTKVRGYVLTRIVEMQRRSALIVDLQLENIYFDSIDLLFKISVYNSFWFSMPVSQASFKMKISGSEPILGKLKEPVYMKAGAESILFVLAKVPFSMPIKLANDISVDANIDYRVDLRLTVHLPIIGNISLPLPCQQGEAKISELFSNLMDQILKSW; this is encoded by the exons ATGTCTCTGTGTTCGTTGTCAACAGTGAAGCTTTTAAGATCTCTGtatttgaaagtgtgggagtttttGGGTATTGCCAAGAATTATATTGTGACGAAAGTTAGGGGTTATGTTTTGACGAGGATAGTTGAGATGCAGAGGAGGTCTGCGCTTATTGTAGACCTTCAACTCGAGAATATATACTTCGACTCCATAGATCTCCTTTTCAAGATTTCTGTGTACAACTCATTTTGGTTTTCTATGCCTGTCAGTCAAGCCTCcttcaaaatgaaaatcaGTGGCAG TGAACCTATACTGGGGAAACTGAAGGAGCCTGTGTATATGAAGGCAGGAGCAGAGTCTATATTGTTTGTGTTAGCGAAGGTGCCATTTAGTATGCCTATAAAATTGGCAAATGACATTTCTGTAGATGCAAACATCGACTACCGTGTCGATCTCCGACTCACAGTTCACCTTCCTATCATCGGCAACATCTCTCTACCACTTCCTTGCCAACAAGGTGAGGCCAAAATCTCCGAGTTGTTTAGCAATCTGATGGATCAGATCTTGAAGAGTTGGTGA